From Candidatus Binataceae bacterium:
CATCGCGACGATGTTCGCGGTCGCGATCGTGGAATGGCCCTGGGCGCCGGTGAGCATTCCCACTCACTGGAACGGCGAGGGCTCGATCGATCGATACGGCGGCAAGTTCCAAGGATTGCTGCTGGTTCCGCTGAGCGCGGCATTCGCATGGGGGTTGATTACCGCCCT
This genomic window contains:
- a CDS encoding DUF1648 domain-containing protein, whose protein sequence is MRSYWQSTRLGWTIIATMFAVAIVEWPWAPVSIPTHWNGEGSIDRYGGKFQGLLLVPLSAAFAWGLITAL